One Peromyscus leucopus breed LL Stock chromosome 4, UCI_PerLeu_2.1, whole genome shotgun sequence genomic region harbors:
- the C4H20orf96 gene encoding uncharacterized protein C20orf96 homolog isoform X3: MHWQWCCSLVPNAGAEGQGRWGNQSMLRNQRTSLQELYNHEGFLSKLNQELIQAIQDMEENMAVNVRTMLQQQGILGNVIDVLEYSNKKRVEQLRSELQEWKEKEESKTNSLKQEVDQLNAEILKIHEEVNFLSTYMDHEYPVRSVQIANYIRQVQQAKDSQQDELDSLREMREMILGCFSNMIDKKKKKILKSLMVKTQKPYEEVLVLKTLDSQRLQRCMIWFRQLIEQLKEEIPVLISEVEQMYAGVWDPREVVFKDVLLQRPKCTPDMPVELNIAVQEPLPF, translated from the exons CAGTCGATGCTTCGAAACCAGCGGACCTCACTCCAGGAGCTCTACAACCACGAGGGCTTCCTCAGCAAGCTCAACCAGGAGCTGATCCAGGCCATCCAGGACATGGAGGAGAACATGGCCGTGAACGTGCGCACAATGCTGCAGCAGCAGGGCATTCTCGGG AATGTCATCGACGTCTTGGAGTACTCAAACAAGAAGCGGGTGGAGCAGCTGAGGTCTGAGCTCCAGGagtggaaggagaaggaagaaagcaaaacaaaca gcTTGAAGCAGGAGGTGGATCAGCTAAATGCTGAAATCCTGAAGATCCACGAGGAGGTGAATTTTCTGAGCACCTACATGGATCACGAGTATCCCGTCAGGTCGGTCCAGATCGCCAATTATATACGCCAGGTGCAGCAGGCAAAGGACAGCCAGCAG GATGAGCTGGACAGCCTTAGAGAGATGCGTGAAATGATCCTGGGGTGTTTTTCCAACATGAttgacaagaagaagaagaaaatcctgAAGTCTCTGATGGTG AAAACCCAGAAACCCTATGAGGAGGTACTTGTGTTGAAGACCCTGGACAGCCAGCGCCTGCAGAGGTGCATGATCTGGTTCAGACAG ctcaTCGAGCAGCTGAAGGAAGAAATACCTGTATTAATTTCGGAGGTGGAGCAAATGTATGCAGGAGTCTGGGACCCCCGAGAGGTCGTTTTTAAGGATGTTCTGCTTCAGAGACCCAA gtGTACCCCAGACATGCCCGTGGAGCTCAACATTGCTGTGCAGGAGCCGCTCCCCTTCTAG